CTACGAAAAGCTATCCCCTGTCCTCGGACTTTACAGGGCTAAAGACTTCTCCGATGCAGTGAAAAAAGCGTCGGAACTGGTGAGATTTGCGGGCATGGGACACACCTCGGTGCTTTACACAAAGCCTGAAAACAGGGATAAAATATCCCATTTCAGCGAAAGAATGTCCACCGGACGGGTCCTTATCAATATGCCAAGCTCCCAGGGGGCTATTGGGGACGTCTACAACTTCCGTCTTGAGCCGTCTCTCACGTTAGGCTGTGGCTCCTGGGGAGGGAACAGCGTCAGCGAGAACGTAGGGATCAGACACCTGATCAACCTGAAAACCGTGGCGGAGAGGCGGGAGAACATGCTCTGGTTTCGAGTCCCCTCCCAGATATACTTCAAGCCGGGATGCCTTTCCCTCTCTCTGAGAGAGCTTGAGGGGAGAAAAAAAGCCTTTGTGGTGACCGACAGGCCGATATACGAACTGGGATACGCCGATAAGGTAACCTCTCACCTTGAGGATATGGGCATGGACATAGAGATCTTCTACGACGTGAAGCCCGACCCCGACATATCGACGGTCCAAAAGGGACTGGATAGGATGAAAGAGTTCAATCCCGACCTTGTTATAGCCCTCGGCGGAGGTTCCCCTATAGACGCAGCCAAGATTATGTGGCTTCTCTACGAGCACCCGGAGGTCAGGTTCGACAAGTTGGCCATGAGGTTCATGGACATAAGAAAGAGAGTCTGCAAGTTCCCTAAGATGGGCAAAAAGGCCATCATGGTGGCGATTCCAACCACATCGGGGACCGGATCAGAGGTAACTCCCTTCGCGGTTATCACCGACGATTCCCAGGGTGTTAAGTATCCTATCGCGGACTACGAGCTCACCCCCGACATGGCCATAGTGGACCCTGACCTGGTTCTATCGATGCCCAAAGGAGTTACAGCGGCATCGGGAATAGATGCGGTGACCCACGCCATTGAGGCATTGGCGGCGACTACCGCTACGGACTACACCAACGGCATAGCTATGGAGGCCCTAAAGATACTGTTCACATATCTTCCTCAGTCCTACAGGGACGGTGCCTCCAACCCCGAGGCTAGGGAGAAGATCCACTACGCTGCGACTATGGCGGGAATGGCCTTCGCAAACGCCTTTTTGGGGCTCTGTCACTCCATGTCCCATAAACTGGGGTCGGCGTTCAACGTAGCTCACGGCGTTGCAAACGGCATCCTCATCACTGAGGTCATAAAGTTCAACATGGTCACCGCCCCCAGAAAACAGGCGGCCTTCCCTCAGTATAAGTTCCCTGAGGCCAAGGAGAGATACGCAAGGGTAGCCGATTATCTCGGGCTTCAGGGCAAGACCGACGAGGAGAAAATCAACTCATTGATCCACGCCATAGAAAAGCTCAGAAAGGACCTTGATCTCCCGGCGACAATAAAAGAGGCGGGAGTCAACGAGACGGACTTCATGGCCAAAGTGGATGAACTGAGCGAGCTGGCCTTCGACGACCAGTGTACCGGAACCAATCCTCGGTATCCTCTTATATCTGAGATAAAAGAGCTCTACATAAAGGGATTCGGTAAATAGATAAAAAACCGGAGGATCGGCCTTAGGCCGGTCCTCCGGTTTTAATCTATAGAGGACCTCTAAAAACTCACTTTCGAGTCCCCTCGGATAGATCGTTCCGCCTACGCCCTGTTTCGCCCAATCGTATACTCGACCTGCCTGTTTCGTACGAACCGCCTCGGAGGGCACGTCCTGTGCCCCCTCGGCTTGGGGCGACGTCCTGTCGCCCCATTCGTACTGCGCTACGGCATGTCGAGTATACGGGCTCAAATGGGCTCCGTCGGAACGATCTCTCCGAGGATCAGAGTTTACAGAGGTCCCTTATAAATATATCAGTGGCCGTGATCGTGGCCCATTTCGTCGTGACCCCTCTCGGGCAAAAGAGGTTTTCCCACTTTTTTAAAATAATCGTTTAGGGCCTTGGTTATCGCCTCTTCCGCCAGGACAGAGCAGTGCATCTTGACGGGAGGCAGGCCGTCTAAGGCCTGGGCCACCGCTTTATTGGTGAGAGCGGCCGCCTCGTCCACCGTCTTTCCCTTTATCATCTCCGTGGCCATGCTCGAGGAGGCTATGGCGGAGGCACAGCCGAAGGTCTTAAACTTGACGTCCACGATGATATCGTTCTCGACTTTGAGATATATCTTCATAATATCCCCGCACTTGGCGTTGCCCACTTCGCCGACCCCGTCGGGATTCTCGATCTCCCCTACGTTTCTGGGATCTCTGAAATGGTCCATCACTATCTCGCTGTAAAGCACGATCAAACACCCTCCTGTCTCTTCAGAAAATCCTCCCAGAGGGGGGACATGGCCCTTCTCCGCTCAACTACCCTAGGTAGGTACTCCAATAAGCGATCGACGTCCTCGTCGGAGCTGTTTCTTCCCAAGGTCAGCCTGACCGATCCGTGGGCCATCTCATGGGATAGGCCTATGGCCATGAGCACGTGGGACGGGTCCAGGGAAGCGGAGGCACATGCGCTGCCTGTCGAGGCGGAGAAACCTCCGTCGTCTAGGTCCAGAAGAAGGGTCTCCCCCTCTATACCTACGAAACTGAAGTTAGAGTTGTTGGGCAGACGACGATCTCCGATAGGACCGTTTATCCTGGCGTAGGGAATTTTCCTGAGAAGGCCCTCCATCAGCCTGTCCCTGAGGGAGGAGAGCCTCCTGGCCTCGTTGGCCATCTCACCGTGAGCCAAGGCTGCGGCAAGTCCCATTCCCACAATTCCTGGGACGTTCTCCGTCCCGGAACGTCGACCGGACTCCTGGCCTCCGCCGTGGATAAGGTTCTCTATCCTAACGCCCTTACGGATATAGAGGGCTCCAACCCCTTTAGGGCCATAGAACTTATGGGCGGCCATGGACAGCATATCTATATTCATGGCCTCCACGTCTATGGGAATGTGGGTCACCGCCTGAACCGCATCGGTGTGAAACAGCACCCCTCTTTCCCGGCAGAGCCTTCCTATGGAGGTCACGTCTTGAACGGTGCCAATCTCGTTGTTGGCCATAGCCACCGAGACAAGGATGGTATCGTCCCTGATGGCCTTTTCCAGCACATCTAGAGGGACAAAGCCCTCGCCATCGACGGGAAGATAGGTAATATCAAACCCCTGACGCTCGAGAAACTCCATGGAATGGGTTATAGCGTGATGCTCTATGGAGGTGGTTATGAGATGGCGACCTTTTTTAGCCCCTAGGGCAAAAGCCGCTCCCTTCAGGGCCCAGTTGTCCGCCTCCGAGCCCCCTCCGGTGAAGAATATCTCCTTTTTATCCGCCCCTATGACCGATGCGACCTGGGCCCTTGCGGTATCTATGGCGTTTCTGTTAGGCTCTGAGGCGGAGTAGAGAGAGGACGGATTGTGGAAGGATCGAGTAAAATAAGCCTCCATAGCCTCGAGTACCTCTGGCCTTACATAGGTTGTAGCGGCGTAGTCCATGTACACGTTAGTTTTCATTGCGTCGCCTCCCGTAAGGATCTGCGAAATCAAATGCCTTTATCCTGAAGAGAGACTATCATACCCAACTGTTTATGTCAACTTTAGCGCCATGGCCATAGCCGAGGCGGTCTCAAGGGAAAAGAGACAGGGAACTCCCGATTCCGACGCAGCCCGACGCATCTTGAACCCCTCTAGGACCGAACCGCTCTCAGGACCGGGAATGTTGACCACAAGATCCCACTTACCACAGGCTATATCGGACGAGAGATCCCTGTCCCCGTCGACCTCATTACATTCGACTCCCCATCGTCTCAGGAAACGGGCGGTGCCGGAGGTGGCCTCCACCGACCATCCTGTCGAACTGTAGAGGGCCGCCACAGAACAGGAGTCGGATTTTTTCTCGTCGTCCACGGAGAAAAGGACCCTGCCTTTTATGGGAAGCGACCATCCAGCTCCCTCCCAAGCCTCTCGAAGGGCCTCCGCCATAGAAGCCCCCACCCCCATGGACTCCCCTGTTGAGCTCATTCTAGGGCCAAGCCTGGTGTCGACTCCGGGGATCTTCTCGGTGGAGAACACCGGAACCTTGACCGCTATGGAGCCGCTGTGTCTGTGAAGCCCCTCGACCCCGAAGGACTCCAGCCCCTCTCCCAGGGCCAGGCCCACCGCCATATCCACCAAAGGCAGATCGGTGACCTTTGCGACTATGGGAACGGTCCTGCTGGCCCTGGGGTTGGCCTCTATTACCGACAGCCTTCCTTCGTGAAGGACCATCTGGACGTTGAGAAAGCCCCTTATATCGAGAGCTTTCCCTAATTTAGAGCATATGTCGACTATCTCGTCCCTCTGAAGGTCGGTCAGAGAGAGGTCTGGAAATAGGGCCACCGAGTCCCCTGAATGGGTTCCTGAGGGATCGAGATGCTCAAAAATTCCAGGGATAAAGACCTTACCTCCGTCGCAAAGGGCGTCGACCTCGAACTCCCGCCCAGGGAGAAATCGATCAAGAAGAACCTCCTGTCCCGGAACGGAGTCGAAGGCGAAACGAAGCACCGAATCGAGATCCTCAAGCCTGGACACCACCTTCATAGCCGCCCCTCCTATGACGAAGCTAGGACGAACCATCAGGGGGAATCCCAGTCTCTCCCCTACCGCAAGGCCTTCCTGGACGTCTTTGACGCTGTCGCCCTCGGGAAAGGCTATGTCCAGATCCCTCAGGAGGTCGGCGAAAATTCCCCTGTCCTCGACGGCTGTCAAGGTCCGACCGGAGGTCCCTAGAAGGCCTATACCGACGGACTCGAGCTCCAGGCCAAGCCTCAGGGAGGTCTGTCCTCCAAAGGACGCGAAAACCGATGAGACTCCCTCCCGATGTAACAGGTTTTCCAGGTCCTCCAGTGCGAGAGGCTCGACGTATAGGCCGTCGGATATATCGTGATCGGTGCTGACGGTCTCAGGGTTATCGTTGACCATGATGGACCTTATGCCCCGTCTTCTCAGGGCGTCGACGGCCTTAACGCAACAGTAGTCGAACTCCACACCCTGGCCTATCCTTATGGCCCCTGAACCTATAACGGCGATAGGCTCCCCTGAAGAGGGGGAAAAAGGATCTCCTGTCGCACCGTAAGTCCCGTACCAATAGCCCGATCCCGCCGGGACCTCCCCGGCACATCCGTCGACCTCACGGTATCCAGGGTATATTCCCCACTTTTTTCGGAGGTCTTTTACCTCTTCGACGTCCATACCGCCCATCTTCCCGACCGCCCCGTCGGAGAAACCCTCAGCTTTCGCCGATCGGAGGAGATCCTGGGTCATAGGATCTCCTCCGAGGCGGCGTTCCGTGAGGACGATGGATTCCATGGCCTTAATAAAGTAGGGATGGACCGAGGACAGACGGGACAGCGACTCCACCGATCTACCTCTGCGGATTAGCTCTATGGCCGACCTAAGACAGCGATCGGTAGGGGATGTCAGGTCCATCTCCAGCTCGGAGTCGGAACGGCCCGGTTCGTCTCTATCCATCCAGGGCTCCGTGGCAAGGGATCTCATGGCCTTCATCCAAGCTTCCTGAAAGGACAGCCCCATGGCAAGGACCTCCCCTGTGGCCTTCATCTTCGTCCCTAGAGAACGGTCCTTAACTTTAAATGTGTCGAAAGGGAAGCGAGGGACCTTTACGACCACGTAGTCCAACGCTGGCTCGGCCATGGCGCTGCCGCTCCCGGTAACAGGGTTTGGCATCTCCGCCAGAGAACGGCCTAGGGCTATCTTTGCTGCCATTCTGGCGATAGGATAACCTGTAGCCTTGCTGGCCAAGGCGCTGGATCGGCTGGCCCTAGGGTTGACCTCTATGACGACGTAATCCTCCCCGTCCGGGGATATGCCGAACTGGACGTTACAGGCTCCCCTCACGTCCAGGGCATCGACTATACGAAGGGCCGAGTGTCGGAGAACCTGCCACTGTCTATCGTTAAGGGTTAAAACCGGCGAGACAACAACCGAATCTCCGGTATGGACCCCCATAGGATCAACGTTCTCCATACTGCATACCGCCAGTCTGTTTCCTGACCCATCCCTGACGACCTCAACCTCTATCTCTCGCCAGCCCCTCAGATACCTCTCCACCAGCACCCTGTTCACAGGGGAGGCCCTAAGGCCACCGTCGACAGTATGAACCAGAGAATCGCTGTCCTCCACCAGACCTCCTCCTGTCCCACCTAAGGTGAAATCAGGGCGAATCACCAGGGGGAAACCGGTTTTATCCGCAAAGTCGATAGCCTCCTCCACCGACGAGACGTAGGCGCTCTCAACCACCGGCTCGCCTATGGACACCACGAGATCACGAAAAGCCTCCCGTCCCTCCGCCAGGAGGATGGACTCGACGGAGGTCCCCATAACCTTTACGCCGTAACGATCCCAGAGCCCCAGCTTATGACACTCGACGCACAGGTTAAGGCCGGTCTGGCCCCCTAAAGTGGCTAGGACGCCTTCGACCTGGTGGGACTTTAAAATGTCCTCCACCGATTTAACCGTCAGAGGGCGAATATATACGGCATCCGCCAGCAGGGTATCGGTCTGTATGGTCGCTGGATTGCTGTTGAGGAGGATCGTCCAACACCCCTCATCCCTAAGCGCCCTGCACGCCTGGCTTCCGGAGTAATCGAACTCCGCTGCCTGTCCTATCCTGATAGGACCGGAGCCTATAACCAGGACCACCGTCTTTTTATCCATTGGGCTGGGCCTCCTTGATCTGGTCTATAAATCGGTCAAACAGAGAGAGCCCGTCGAGAGGGCCCGCTCCCGCCTCAGGGTGAAACTGAACGCCCCAGGCCCCTGTCTCGGTATGGCGGACTCCCTCGACTGTGCCGTCCGCGAGATGCCTGAAGATAACCTCCAGGCCGGTCCCATCCAGGCTCGACTCGTATATGGCGTAGCCGTGGTTCTGGCTGGTGACAATGGCGTGACCGGATTTTTCCTC
The Dethiosulfovibrio salsuginis genome window above contains:
- the adhE gene encoding bifunctional acetaldehyde-CoA/alcohol dehydrogenase, which encodes MTVKKAEKEIVRDIPAEIDSIVAKTRAAQERFSTYSQEQVDEIFFQVAVVANQARIPLAKAAVEETGMGIIEDKVIKNHFASEFIYNKYRNEKTCGVVERDETNGFFRIAEPIGVIAGIIPTTNPTSTTIFKALLALKTRNGIVFSPHPKAKGCTVETAKLIHDAAVKAGAPEGIIGWIDQPSVEGSQYLMSHRSISMTLATGGPGMVRAAYSSGKPAIGVGSGNTPAVIDESADIKMAVNSILLSKTFDNGLICASEQSVVVCDSVYDQVCSEFTKRGAIILNGEQRKKVGETILKDGRLNVDIVGQPAQKIAKLAGFEVPESTKVLIGEAQEIGLQEPFSYEKLSPVLGLYRAKDFSDAVKKASELVRFAGMGHTSVLYTKPENRDKISHFSERMSTGRVLINMPSSQGAIGDVYNFRLEPSLTLGCGSWGGNSVSENVGIRHLINLKTVAERRENMLWFRVPSQIYFKPGCLSLSLRELEGRKKAFVVTDRPIYELGYADKVTSHLEDMGMDIEIFYDVKPDPDISTVQKGLDRMKEFNPDLVIALGGGSPIDAAKIMWLLYEHPEVRFDKLAMRFMDIRKRVCKFPKMGKKAIMVAIPTTSGTGSEVTPFAVITDDSQGVKYPIADYELTPDMAIVDPDLVLSMPKGVTAASGIDAVTHAIEALAATTATDYTNGIAMEALKILFTYLPQSYRDGASNPEAREKIHYAATMAGMAFANAFLGLCHSMSHKLGSAFNVAHGVANGILITEVIKFNMVTAPRKQAAFPQYKFPEAKERYARVADYLGLQGKTDEEKINSLIHAIEKLRKDLDLPATIKEAGVNETDFMAKVDELSELAFDDQCTGTNPRYPLISEIKELYIKGFGK
- the carB gene encoding carbamoyl-phosphate synthase large subunit, whose product is MDKKTVVLVIGSGPIRIGQAAEFDYSGSQACRALRDEGCWTILLNSNPATIQTDTLLADAVYIRPLTVKSVEDILKSHQVEGVLATLGGQTGLNLCVECHKLGLWDRYGVKVMGTSVESILLAEGREAFRDLVVSIGEPVVESAYVSSVEEAIDFADKTGFPLVIRPDFTLGGTGGGLVEDSDSLVHTVDGGLRASPVNRVLVERYLRGWREIEVEVVRDGSGNRLAVCSMENVDPMGVHTGDSVVVSPVLTLNDRQWQVLRHSALRIVDALDVRGACNVQFGISPDGEDYVVIEVNPRASRSSALASKATGYPIARMAAKIALGRSLAEMPNPVTGSGSAMAEPALDYVVVKVPRFPFDTFKVKDRSLGTKMKATGEVLAMGLSFQEAWMKAMRSLATEPWMDRDEPGRSDSELEMDLTSPTDRCLRSAIELIRRGRSVESLSRLSSVHPYFIKAMESIVLTERRLGGDPMTQDLLRSAKAEGFSDGAVGKMGGMDVEEVKDLRKKWGIYPGYREVDGCAGEVPAGSGYWYGTYGATGDPFSPSSGEPIAVIGSGAIRIGQGVEFDYCCVKAVDALRRRGIRSIMVNDNPETVSTDHDISDGLYVEPLALEDLENLLHREGVSSVFASFGGQTSLRLGLELESVGIGLLGTSGRTLTAVEDRGIFADLLRDLDIAFPEGDSVKDVQEGLAVGERLGFPLMVRPSFVIGGAAMKVVSRLEDLDSVLRFAFDSVPGQEVLLDRFLPGREFEVDALCDGGKVFIPGIFEHLDPSGTHSGDSVALFPDLSLTDLQRDEIVDICSKLGKALDIRGFLNVQMVLHEGRLSVIEANPRASRTVPIVAKVTDLPLVDMAVGLALGEGLESFGVEGLHRHSGSIAVKVPVFSTEKIPGVDTRLGPRMSSTGESMGVGASMAEALREAWEGAGWSLPIKGRVLFSVDDEKKSDSCSVAALYSSTGWSVEATSGTARFLRRWGVECNEVDGDRDLSSDIACGKWDLVVNIPGPESGSVLEGFKMRRAASESGVPCLFSLETASAMAMALKLT
- the nifU gene encoding Fe-S cluster assembly scaffold protein NifU codes for the protein MLYSEIVMDHFRDPRNVGEIENPDGVGEVGNAKCGDIMKIYLKVENDIIVDVKFKTFGCASAIASSSMATEMIKGKTVDEAAALTNKAVAQALDGLPPVKMHCSVLAEEAITKALNDYFKKVGKPLLPERGHDEMGHDHGH
- the nifS gene encoding cysteine desulfurase NifS; this translates as MKTNVYMDYAATTYVRPEVLEAMEAYFTRSFHNPSSLYSASEPNRNAIDTARAQVASVIGADKKEIFFTGGGSEADNWALKGAAFALGAKKGRHLITTSIEHHAITHSMEFLERQGFDITYLPVDGEGFVPLDVLEKAIRDDTILVSVAMANNEIGTVQDVTSIGRLCRERGVLFHTDAVQAVTHIPIDVEAMNIDMLSMAAHKFYGPKGVGALYIRKGVRIENLIHGGGQESGRRSGTENVPGIVGMGLAAALAHGEMANEARRLSSLRDRLMEGLLRKIPYARINGPIGDRRLPNNSNFSFVGIEGETLLLDLDDGGFSASTGSACASASLDPSHVLMAIGLSHEMAHGSVRLTLGRNSSDEDVDRLLEYLPRVVERRRAMSPLWEDFLKRQEGV